The Dioscorea cayenensis subsp. rotundata cultivar TDr96_F1 chromosome 7, TDr96_F1_v2_PseudoChromosome.rev07_lg8_w22 25.fasta, whole genome shotgun sequence genome includes a region encoding these proteins:
- the LOC120265758 gene encoding F-box protein At2g26850-like isoform X1: MLFLIISFLPFILILSKPFPLKSISLWMSEMFLCLVAHWFKEFKLIGSQSFGLSIRMSGKKKAGARVENVEESGEVSVLDLPELVLDSILGKLSPAGLSTMAGVCKSLRERCRSDHVWEMHMKRKWGRVIGAAAHREWQAYLALKNESLSKAKDQGFLGSLSCFWPLCWVKSRFDFGAKPLMNPLPDDSIMSWYLSIEKGKFWFPAQVYNREHGHVGFMLSCYDAQVCYDCHTDTFTARYPPHGRRTIPSEGGVQWERLRAPPVDTTAHELHISDYLNELRPGDHIEIQWRRNKEFPYGWWYGVVGHMESCNQTANHCQCHNSDTITLEFNQYSADSRWRRTIIDRNNHLEEGNETEGFYGGVRKLNSKDEIAIWKQLWPPEVLE, from the exons ATGCTTTTCTTGATTATATCCTTCCTCCCCTTCATCCTTATCCTCTCCAAGCCCTTCCCTTTGAAGTCCATCTCTTTATGGATGAGTGAGATGTTCTTGTGCTTGGTGGCACACTGGTTTAAGGAATTCAAGCTGATTGGTTCTCAAAGTTTTGGTCTTTCTATCAGGATGTCTGGCAAGAAGAAGGCTGGTGCTAGAGTGGAGAATGTGGAGGAAAGTGGGGAGGTTTCAGTCTTGGATTTGCCTGAATTGGTGTTGGATTCCATTCTTGGGAAGCTTTCACCTGCAGGCTTGTCCACCATGGCTGGAGTTTGCAAATCTTTGAGGGAGAGGTGTAGGAGTGACCATGTTTGGGAGATGCATATGAAGAGGAAATGGGGGAGAGTTATAGGTGCTGCTGCTCATAGAGAGTGGCAAGCTTATCTAGCTTTGAAGAATGAGTCTTTGAGCAAGGCCAAAGATCAAGGTTTTCTTGGCTCCCTCTCTTGTTTCTGGCCTCTTTGTTGGGTGAAATCAAGGTTTGATTTTGGTGCCAAGCCTCTCATGAATCCGTTGCCTGATGATTCAATCATGTCTTGGTATCTCTCCATTGAAAAGGGCAAGTTTTGGTTTCCTGCTCAAGTCTATAATCgtgag CATGGGCATGTAGGATTTATGCTTTCTTGTTACGATGCTCAAGTATGCTATGACTGTCACACTGATACATTTACAGCAAG GTATCCTCCACACGGTCGAAGGACTATACCATCGGAAGGCGGAGTGCAGTGGGAGAGGCTTAGAGCACCACCTGTCGATACAACAGCACATGAACTTCATATCTCTGATTATTTGAATGAGTTGAGACCCGGTGATCACATTGAGATTCAATGGAGAAGGAACAAAGAATTTCCTTATG GATGGTGGTATGGAGTTGTTGGTCATATGGAATCATGTAATCAAACTGCTAACCATTGCCAGTGTCATAATAGTG ATACAATCACTTTAGAGTTTAATCAATACAGTGCTGATTCAAGATGGCGACGTACGATCATAGACCGGAATAATCATCTCGAAGAAGGGAATGAGACCGAAGGCTTCTATGGAGGAGTCAGGAAACTCAACAGTAAAGATGAGATTGCAATTTGGAAGCAACTGTGGCCACCTGAAGTCCTTGAATAA
- the LOC120265758 gene encoding F-box protein At2g32560-like isoform X2 encodes MSGKKKAGARVENVEESGEVSVLDLPELVLDSILGKLSPAGLSTMAGVCKSLRERCRSDHVWEMHMKRKWGRVIGAAAHREWQAYLALKNESLSKAKDQGFLGSLSCFWPLCWVKSRFDFGAKPLMNPLPDDSIMSWYLSIEKGKFWFPAQVYNREHGHVGFMLSCYDAQVCYDCHTDTFTARYPPHGRRTIPSEGGVQWERLRAPPVDTTAHELHISDYLNELRPGDHIEIQWRRNKEFPYGWWYGVVGHMESCNQTANHCQCHNSDTITLEFNQYSADSRWRRTIIDRNNHLEEGNETEGFYGGVRKLNSKDEIAIWKQLWPPEVLE; translated from the exons ATGTCTGGCAAGAAGAAGGCTGGTGCTAGAGTGGAGAATGTGGAGGAAAGTGGGGAGGTTTCAGTCTTGGATTTGCCTGAATTGGTGTTGGATTCCATTCTTGGGAAGCTTTCACCTGCAGGCTTGTCCACCATGGCTGGAGTTTGCAAATCTTTGAGGGAGAGGTGTAGGAGTGACCATGTTTGGGAGATGCATATGAAGAGGAAATGGGGGAGAGTTATAGGTGCTGCTGCTCATAGAGAGTGGCAAGCTTATCTAGCTTTGAAGAATGAGTCTTTGAGCAAGGCCAAAGATCAAGGTTTTCTTGGCTCCCTCTCTTGTTTCTGGCCTCTTTGTTGGGTGAAATCAAGGTTTGATTTTGGTGCCAAGCCTCTCATGAATCCGTTGCCTGATGATTCAATCATGTCTTGGTATCTCTCCATTGAAAAGGGCAAGTTTTGGTTTCCTGCTCAAGTCTATAATCgtgag CATGGGCATGTAGGATTTATGCTTTCTTGTTACGATGCTCAAGTATGCTATGACTGTCACACTGATACATTTACAGCAAG GTATCCTCCACACGGTCGAAGGACTATACCATCGGAAGGCGGAGTGCAGTGGGAGAGGCTTAGAGCACCACCTGTCGATACAACAGCACATGAACTTCATATCTCTGATTATTTGAATGAGTTGAGACCCGGTGATCACATTGAGATTCAATGGAGAAGGAACAAAGAATTTCCTTATG GATGGTGGTATGGAGTTGTTGGTCATATGGAATCATGTAATCAAACTGCTAACCATTGCCAGTGTCATAATAGTG ATACAATCACTTTAGAGTTTAATCAATACAGTGCTGATTCAAGATGGCGACGTACGATCATAGACCGGAATAATCATCTCGAAGAAGGGAATGAGACCGAAGGCTTCTATGGAGGAGTCAGGAAACTCAACAGTAAAGATGAGATTGCAATTTGGAAGCAACTGTGGCCACCTGAAGTCCTTGAATAA